The genomic interval GCGTGGCGGCGACGATGCGCGCCAGCAGCGGGCGACCGAGCGCATCCGCCCCCAGCCAGAAATACCATTCGCGTTGCCATTGGAACGGGGCAAGGTTGCGTCCACGCAGGTTCTGCTTCGTCGCCAGCTCGCCAAGCCACGCCGGGCCGACAAAGGCGAGAATGATGACGACGATGAGGAAGATCGCGGCGCAGAGGGCGAATTTATCGGCCCACAACATGCGCAGCATGCGCGTTGCAAAGGATGGCTCATCGATAATCTCTGTATCGGCGTTTGAAAGGCTCATGGCTGAACGTCTCCTCAGTGCCGGATACGCGGATCGAGCAGCGCATAGGCGATATCGATCAGAAGATTCATCAGGAAGATCGCAAGCGCGGTCACAAGAATTGCTGCCAGCACGACGTTGAAATCGCGCTGAAGAATGGAATCGATCATCAGCTTGCCAACCCCGGGGAAACCAAAGATGGTTTCGACGATGACTGCGCCGTTGAGAAGGCTTGCCGCCTGATCGCCGATGACGGTGATGACCGGTAGCATGGCGTTTCGCAAGGCGTGGATGAAGATGATCGGACCCGATTTCACACCCTTGGCGCGCGCCGTTTTGACATAGGCAGAGGACAACGCACCGATCATCGAGCCGCGCACCACCTGAACGATGATGCCGAAGGGGCGCACGAACAGAACCGAGATCGGCAATATCCAGTGCAGCACCGAGCCGGTGCCGGAGGTGGGCAGCCAGGCGAGATTGACGGAAAACACCACGATCGCCACGATCGCGAGCCAGAAATCCGGCACGGAAGCGCCGATGAGCGAAATGGTGGAGGCCATGCGATCGAAGAAGCCACCGGAGCGGAAAGCGGCAAGCGAACCGACGACGATTGCTGCGGTGGTGACGAGGGACATGGTGATGACCGCAAGCCACAGCGTCCAGACGAAAGCCTCCAGCACCACATCCAGCGCAGGGCGGGCTTTCCTGAGCGATTCACCCAGATCCCCCGTCATCACGTCGCCCGCGTAGCGCAGGAACTGCACCATCAGCGGATCGTTCAGCCCATGCAGCGCACGAAACTGCTGCTTCAATTCCTCCGAAGCCTCCACCGGCAAAAACAGCGCGGCCGGGTCGCCCGTCAGGCGGGAGAGGAAGAAAACCATTACGATGAGGCCGATCAGGGAGATCAGGCTTGCAACGGAACGTTTTCGGATGAAGCTCAGCATGGTTACCTCCGGTGTTCAGCACGACGGCGAAGCTAAAGCTCCGCCGCCGCTCTTTGGCAGATGAAATACCGGCTTACTTGATGCCGATTTCCGAAAGCTGCAGCATCGAATTGGTGGCGATGGTGGGCTTGAAGTCCAGCCGTTCGGAGACGCGTGAGAAGCCAACCATGTGGAACAGCAGCACATCCGCCACGACATCGTCATGCAGGTAGGCGATGAGCTCGGACCAGAGCTTGGCGCGTTCATCGCCGACGGCTGCGGATGCTCGTTCGATCAAGTCATCCACCTTGGGGTCCGAGAAACCGGATTGCGTGCCCTTGGTGGCATATTTGAAGAACATGGTGAAGGACGGATCACCCTTGGAATTGTCGTGCATGGCAGCGACGATCTGCGGTCCCCGGCCTTCCTTGAAAGGCTTGGAATAATAGCTTTCGTGCTCGGCCACTTCCACGAATTTGAGGTCGATCTTGAAGCCGACTTCCTGCAATTGCTGCTGGATCGCCTCCATGATCTCGGTGACATTAGGGAAGTTCGCAGTGCGCGCGATGATGGTGATCGGCGTATCCACCTTCACACCAGCAGCTTTTGCCTCCTCCAGCAACTTCTTCGCGCCATCAGGGTCGTAGGGGAAAACCTTGACATCAGGGTTCCAGCCGAGCGTGGTCGGCGGAACGAGTGCGGTGGCCAGCACAGCACCTTCGGGAACCAGCGTGCCGAGGAAAGCCTGCCGGTCGATGGCGAGGTTGAGTGCACGGCGCACCCGCACGTCATTCAGCGGCGCGATGTTGTGGTCGAGGCGCATGTAGACCGTCTCGCTGTCGAGATAGGAAAAGTCGGTCTTCGGGTTTGTCGCGTCGAGCTGCGAAATGGAGGGTGAAAGATCGGCTTCGCCGGTCTGCACCATGGCGGCGCGAACCGAGGGATCAGCTCGGAAAAGATAGGTCGCTTCCGTCACCTGCGGCTTGGCGCCCCAATAGTCGTCACGTGCAGTCAAAACAATCTGCTGGCCCGGTGTCCAGTTGGTCAGCTTGTAAGGTCCGGTGCCAACAGGCTCGCGGATAAATTCCATCTTGGTTTCTTCGGGCACGATGGTGACGAGCGACATCAGGAGCGGCAGAATGGGCTGGGCTGGCTCTGTCTTGAAGTCGATCGTATGGTCGTCGACAATCGTGGGGGTGACGGTCATACCGCCGAAGTAACGACGGGATTCGCATGCATTCTTGTCGCTCATGATGCGCTCGAAGCTATGCTTGACATCCTTGGCATCGAAACCCGTGCCGTCGGAAAACTTCACGCCTTCACGCAGGTGGAAACGCCAGCTGCCATCCACGTTCTGCTCCCATTTTTCAGCGAGGCGCGGTTGCACGCCGTTCTTGCCGCGCACATCAAGCTCGGTCAGCGTCTCGCTGACATTTTCCATGATGATACGGCCAATATTGGAGCGGGTCGCCATGCAAGGCTCCAGCAGGTCAGCCTCTTCCGCCAGCACGATCTTGATCGGCCCCGACGCCGCAAGCGCCGGCGAAACCGCGGCGCTAAGGCAACCCATAACAAGGGCGCCCGCAATCAATGACTTCTTCATTCCGTTCTCCTCCCAGATCAGAAATTCAGCAACATGGCGGCGTGCCGCAAGAGGCATTCAAAAGCCCCGTCTCCTGCATTGAGGAGCATGGCGTGCGGATGATCGTCTCCTCCACCCGTTATCAAAGCATCGACGCTATCACATTTTTTGTCAAATTATTTTTCAGAAGGATTTTTTATTGAGACTTAGTACAGAAGTTTTATGTTTATAAAACATACACTTATTTTAATTCATCAAAAATTTTCGGACGTCCTTTTGTCTTAAATAAACTTGACAACTTTTTGAATATGCCATTTTCATCAGACCAAGAGGAGACCACGATGACCCCTGATGACATTGCTCACGCCATGACCGGAGCCATCCATGCCGTTTCGGAAAACCGGCACGAAGCGTTCCTGCCATCGCCGATGATCCAGAACCATGCGAGCTTTCTGCACCTTCTGCAGGACGGCACCCTGCTGTGCGCCTGGTTTGGCGGAACGCTGGAGGGAAAATCGGATATTTCGATCTTCGCGTCCGCGCTCACACCCGGCGCGAGCCGGTGGGGAGCGCCGCAGCGCCTGAGCAACGATCCCGCCCATTCCGAACAGAATCCGGTTATTTTCACCGCACCTGATGGCACTCTCTGGCTGTTTCACACCGCCCAGCCATCCGGCAATCAGGACGAATGCCGCATCCGCATGGCGCGGGTCGTCCACGACCCGGCAACGCCGGAAAAGCTGTCCGCCGAAGATGGCCGTTTTCTCGATCTTCCGAAAGGCTGCTTCATCCGTGCGCCGCTTCGCATCCGCGATGACGGCGCATGGCTTCTGCCGATCTTCCGCTGCGTCCAACGCCCCGGCCAGAAATGGAACGGCAGCCACGATACCGCAGCACTCGGCATATCGAAAGACAACGGCCTCACATGGCAATTGCAGGAGCTGGCGGGCTCGACCGGCTGCGTTCATATGAGCCCGGTTGCGGGCGCGAATGGGCGCTACTCCGCTTTTTTTCGCCGCCGTCAGGCCGATCTCGTTTACCGCACGGAAAGCACAGATGGCGGTCGCTCATGGACAGAACCGCTGCCGACCGACGTACCGAACAATAATTCCTCCATCGCCGCGATCAGGCTCGCACACGGCAGGCTGGCGATGATCTGCAACCCCATCAACGCCGCGCAATCCAGCGACCGTCGCGCCTCGCTTTATGACGAACTGGGCGAGGAAGACGACAGACCGGATGCCGATCCGAGCGGTGGATGTGTGCCCATATGGGGCGTGCCGCGCGCGCCGGTTTCCATCTGCCTGTCCGATGACGACGGCCGCAGCTTTCCTACCCGGATTTTGATCGAGGACGGGCCGGGCACCTGCCTGTCCAACGATTCGACCGACGGCCGCAATCTGGAAATGTCCTATCCATGGCTTCTGGAGGCAGCGGACGGTACCCTGCACGCAAGCTACACCTATCATCGCCGCGCAATCAAATATGTCCGGCTGGCGCCCGGCTGGGCAGACGCCAAGGACGGGAGAATCGGATGAGCAACATCATTGGTATCACCATGGGTGACCCCTGCGGCGTCGGCCCGGAAATAACCGTCCGCGCGCTTGCGGAAATGTCCGCCCCGGATAGGGAAGCAACGCGGATTTATGGCAACCTTGCCACGCTGGAAGCGGCGCGGGGTGCGCTTGGCATCGACATCGATCTTACTCGGAATGTGGTCGATCTGCCGGTGGAGGGTGCGCCGCTGCCATGGGGCACGCTGTCGCCGGTTGCCGGAGACGCCGCTTTCCGTTTCATTGAAAAAGCGGTGCGGGATGCCGAAGCGGGCGCAATCGGCTGCATCGTCACTGCTCCGATTAACAAGGAGGCCCTCAATCTTGCGGGCCACCATTATGACGGCCACACCGGCATGCTGCGCAGCCTGACCGGTTCTTCAGCCGCCTACATGTTGCTTGCCTCCGAGCGGCTGAAGGTCATTCACGTCTCGACCCACGTGTCCCTGCAGGAAGCCATTCAACGGGCAACGACGGAGCGGGTGCTGGCGACCATCCGCGCTGGCAATGCTCATCTGAAGCGCATCGGTTACGAGCGGCCGCGCATCGCGGTTGCCGGTATCAATCCGCATTGCGGCGAAAACGGTCTGTTTGGCACCGAGGATGATGACCAGATTGCGCCAGCGGTTGCCGCCGCGCGCGCTGAAGGCATCGAGGTACACGGGCCGATCTCCGCCGATACCGTGTTCCACCGCGCCTATTCGGGCACTTTCGATCTGGTTGTCGCGCAATATCACGATCAGGGCCATATCCCGATCAAGCTCGTCGCCTTTGATACCGCCGTCAATGTCTCGGTCGATCTGCCGATTGATCGCACTTCGGTCGATCATGGAACGGCCTTCGACATCGCCGGCAAAGGCATCGCCAATCACGGCAACATGAATGAGGCCATAGCCTATGCGCGCAAGCTCGTGGCGGGCAAGGGCGCAAGAGGATGAACACCATGTCCACAGCCTCCATTCTCATCCATCAGCCGCGCAGGCTTGCCGTTGGCGCCGGCACCATTTCTCAGGTCGGCGCCTGGGCCGTCAAAACCGCTTCGACCCTGGTGATCGCCACGCCGCTGACCGCGAAATTTGCCGACCGGCTGCAATTGCAGGGTCCTTTCACTGTCTTTGACGCCATTCCCGGCGAACCGGACACAGGGACGCTCGATGCAGCACTGGCCGCAGCGCGCGCCGCCAAACCCGATCTCGTCATCGGCCTCGGCGGTGGCTCGGTGATGGATGTGGCGAAACTCGTCGCCGCACTCTGGAATTCCAGCCAGACGCTTGAGGATGTGGCAGGACCGAACAGGGTCGCAGGGCGCGACACCAGGCTCGTCCAGATCGCCACCACCGCCGGAACCGGCTCGGAAGCCGGGATTCGCTCGCTCATCACCGATCCCGTCAAGGGCAGCAAGGTCGCGGTCGAAAGCCCTCATCTGATTGCCGATTTCGCGGTGCTCGATCCGGAACTCACGTATTCCGTGCCATCAGCTGTGACAGCGGCGACGGGGGTGGATGCCATGGCGCATTGCGTGGAGGCTTTCACCAATCGCAAGGCCCATCCGATGATCGACGGTTTTGCCCGCATGGGCTTTTCGCTGGTGGGCAAATATCTGGCGCGCGCCGTTCGCGACGGCGCTGATACCGAAGCCCGCGAAGGAATGATGCTCGCCTCCTACTATGGCGGCATCTGCCTTGGCCCGGTCAATACGGCGGCGGGTCACGCCATCGCCTATCCGCTCGGCACGCTTCTCAACCTGCCGCACGGGTTGGCAAACGCTATCGTCTTCCCGCATGTTCTGGCTTTCAACCAGCACGCCGTTTCGGCAAAGACGGCGGAGGTGGCCGGAGCGCTTGGGCTTCGCGAGCATCTTTCATCCGATGATCTTCGCAAGGCAGCGACAGATTTCTGCGCCGGCCTCGGCATTGAAATGTCCCTTGCGCGGCACGGGGCAAGCGAAACCGACCTTCCCCGTTATGCGCAAGACGCTCACGCAATCCGCCGGCTGATGGACAACAATCCCGTCGATATGAGCCTTGATGACGTGCTCGGCATTTACCGCCGCGCTTTCTAATCGAAAGTCCGGTGCGCTATCGCGCGCACCGGCTCGCCGTCACTTCCCTCAATCCGTATGCGAAGACTCGAAGAGGCGGTCACGTGATCCCGTCAGATGGTCGTGCATCAGCCGCCGCGCGGCCTCGGCATCTCCTTCGGCAATCGCCACCGCAATCGCCTCGTGCTCGGCAAACACGCGGGTAAGGCCGGATGCCTCGCGCTTCACCGACATGCCGTGAAACTTCATTCCCACCGCAATGTGGTCCTTGAGAGCCTCCATCGCAGTGGAGAAATAGCTATTCCGTGCCGCCCGCGCGATGGCAAGGTGGAACTGATAATCGGCATCCTCACGGTGGGACTGGCGATTGGTGGCGTCCCGCATCAGCTCGAGCGCCTTTTTGATTGCGACGAGCCTCTCGCCATCATGCCGCAAGGCCGCCGCCGCCGCAGCTGCCGGCTCCAGAGTCAGCCTGAATTCATAACAGTTCAGCAGGTCAGCGACATTTTCGAGCTGGCCGAAGCCCAGCGGCTCGCGCAGGCCGAATGCCCGCACATAGCTGCCGGAACCCCTTCGCGAATAGATGAACCCCTGTTCGCGCAGCCGCCGAAGCGCCTCGCGGACCACCGGTCGCGACACTTCGAATTCCATGGCGAGTTCATGTTCGGTCGGAAGCCGTTCATCCGGCTTGTAGGCGCCGGATTTGATCGCCCGGTGCATTCTCTCGAAAATAATGTCCGGAAGTGCCTTGCGCGCCGTTTCTTTCATCAGCCCCATCTGGTCAGCTTTCTCCAGCGTCATTTTCGCCAAGCATCATTTTCGCAATCCGTTTCAACGTGTCAGCTTGCCCAAAACCACCTGACTTCGCAATGATACATTGGTCGCCGGACCAGCCGACACCAAGACCGGGCAGGCACTCGCCGGCAAGGCGCAGACGCGATACCCCCATGGCAAGCAGCACCGCTTCGGCCGTGGCGCCGCCGGACAAAAGCAACGTGTCGGTCCCGGTGGTGAAAAGCGGCACGACGCCATACGCCAGCTGGTCTGAAACCTCGAGCGGGGAAAGATCTTCCGCCCCTTGCGTCGCGTAAACGAGCGTCAGGCTGGAACGAGCATGCGCGTGAAACGGCACGACGCCATTGGGTGCATCGGTGACCGATACCAACCCCGTTCCTTTAAGGATTTCAATTTGTTCAACGGTGATCGGGTCGCGCGAACCTATGACGAAAAGCCCCTTACCCGCGGGAATAGATGCCGCTTCGGGCACCGCCTGCGCTGTCATCATTTCGGCCAGCGCCTCGGCCAGC from Agrobacterium tumefaciens carries:
- a CDS encoding ABC transporter permease, which produces MLSFIRKRSVASLISLIGLIVMVFFLSRLTGDPAALFLPVEASEELKQQFRALHGLNDPLMVQFLRYAGDVMTGDLGESLRKARPALDVVLEAFVWTLWLAVITMSLVTTAAIVVGSLAAFRSGGFFDRMASTISLIGASVPDFWLAIVAIVVFSVNLAWLPTSGTGSVLHWILPISVLFVRPFGIIVQVVRGSMIGALSSAYVKTARAKGVKSGPIIFIHALRNAMLPVITVIGDQAASLLNGAVIVETIFGFPGVGKLMIDSILQRDFNVVLAAILVTALAIFLMNLLIDIAYALLDPRIRH
- a CDS encoding ABC transporter substrate-binding protein, translating into MKKSLIAGALVMGCLSAAVSPALAASGPIKIVLAEEADLLEPCMATRSNIGRIIMENVSETLTELDVRGKNGVQPRLAEKWEQNVDGSWRFHLREGVKFSDGTGFDAKDVKHSFERIMSDKNACESRRYFGGMTVTPTIVDDHTIDFKTEPAQPILPLLMSLVTIVPEETKMEFIREPVGTGPYKLTNWTPGQQIVLTARDDYWGAKPQVTEATYLFRADPSVRAAMVQTGEADLSPSISQLDATNPKTDFSYLDSETVYMRLDHNIAPLNDVRVRRALNLAIDRQAFLGTLVPEGAVLATALVPPTTLGWNPDVKVFPYDPDGAKKLLEEAKAAGVKVDTPITIIARTANFPNVTEIMEAIQQQLQEVGFKIDLKFVEVAEHESYYSKPFKEGRGPQIVAAMHDNSKGDPSFTMFFKYATKGTQSGFSDPKVDDLIERASAAVGDERAKLWSELIAYLHDDVVADVLLFHMVGFSRVSERLDFKPTIATNSMLQLSEIGIK
- a CDS encoding sialidase family protein, translating into MTPDDIAHAMTGAIHAVSENRHEAFLPSPMIQNHASFLHLLQDGTLLCAWFGGTLEGKSDISIFASALTPGASRWGAPQRLSNDPAHSEQNPVIFTAPDGTLWLFHTAQPSGNQDECRIRMARVVHDPATPEKLSAEDGRFLDLPKGCFIRAPLRIRDDGAWLLPIFRCVQRPGQKWNGSHDTAALGISKDNGLTWQLQELAGSTGCVHMSPVAGANGRYSAFFRRRQADLVYRTESTDGGRSWTEPLPTDVPNNNSSIAAIRLAHGRLAMICNPINAAQSSDRRASLYDELGEEDDRPDADPSGGCVPIWGVPRAPVSICLSDDDGRSFPTRILIEDGPGTCLSNDSTDGRNLEMSYPWLLEAADGTLHASYTYHRRAIKYVRLAPGWADAKDGRIG
- the pdxA gene encoding 4-hydroxythreonine-4-phosphate dehydrogenase PdxA; translated protein: MSNIIGITMGDPCGVGPEITVRALAEMSAPDREATRIYGNLATLEAARGALGIDIDLTRNVVDLPVEGAPLPWGTLSPVAGDAAFRFIEKAVRDAEAGAIGCIVTAPINKEALNLAGHHYDGHTGMLRSLTGSSAAYMLLASERLKVIHVSTHVSLQEAIQRATTERVLATIRAGNAHLKRIGYERPRIAVAGINPHCGENGLFGTEDDDQIAPAVAAARAEGIEVHGPISADTVFHRAYSGTFDLVVAQYHDQGHIPIKLVAFDTAVNVSVDLPIDRTSVDHGTAFDIAGKGIANHGNMNEAIAYARKLVAGKGARG
- a CDS encoding iron-containing alcohol dehydrogenase yields the protein MNTMSTASILIHQPRRLAVGAGTISQVGAWAVKTASTLVIATPLTAKFADRLQLQGPFTVFDAIPGEPDTGTLDAALAAARAAKPDLVIGLGGGSVMDVAKLVAALWNSSQTLEDVAGPNRVAGRDTRLVQIATTAGTGSEAGIRSLITDPVKGSKVAVESPHLIADFAVLDPELTYSVPSAVTAATGVDAMAHCVEAFTNRKAHPMIDGFARMGFSLVGKYLARAVRDGADTEAREGMMLASYYGGICLGPVNTAAGHAIAYPLGTLLNLPHGLANAIVFPHVLAFNQHAVSAKTAEVAGALGLREHLSSDDLRKAATDFCAGLGIEMSLARHGASETDLPRYAQDAHAIRRLMDNNPVDMSLDDVLGIYRRAF
- a CDS encoding FadR/GntR family transcriptional regulator, whose amino-acid sequence is MGLMKETARKALPDIIFERMHRAIKSGAYKPDERLPTEHELAMEFEVSRPVVREALRRLREQGFIYSRRGSGSYVRAFGLREPLGFGQLENVADLLNCYEFRLTLEPAAAAAAALRHDGERLVAIKKALELMRDATNRQSHREDADYQFHLAIARAARNSYFSTAMEALKDHIAVGMKFHGMSVKREASGLTRVFAEHEAIAVAIAEGDAEAARRLMHDHLTGSRDRLFESSHTD
- a CDS encoding four-carbon acid sugar kinase family protein, with the translated sequence MLLIFSDDLTGALDAAAPFAGRGLSTEVAIGLDGVRAAVADAPAVLSVNLGCRDGKADEARRRTQELMALVPADTVLFKKIDSRLKGHIAAEMDAVSYRHALVAPAIPDFGRIVVDGSVSGFGVDGTISVHERLGGHASRCAIPDTLSHADIREALLAGRANGVDLLVGARGLAEALAEMMTAQAVPEAASIPAGKGLFVIGSRDPITVEQIEILKGTGLVSVTDAPNGVVPFHAHARSSLTLVYATQGAEDLSPLEVSDQLAYGVVPLFTTGTDTLLLSGGATAEAVLLAMGVSRLRLAGECLPGLGVGWSGDQCIIAKSGGFGQADTLKRIAKMMLGENDAGES